A genomic window from Fibrobacterota bacterium includes:
- a CDS encoding right-handed parallel beta-helix repeat-containing protein: MRLPILLLFALSAPSFSRSYFFASDGADAGSGTRASPWKSSVKFKSLSLAPGDSVLFKRGSVWPSDSLFITAKGNPSLPIVFSSWGEQGEPVPHLKAPGRLVVLTRSSDLILENLRLSGARGGCVELWDSTNTRIVVQDLETQDCGGGIYATGTDIVIRRNYFHDGKMVVNTPGEKGTVAGDDDYGASGIGLGQINGCQVYSNRLENLTAPSYDYGTDGGAVEFWRTVRNCDIHSNFSRNTNGFMEFGGIKGDSVVDVSIHHNLILDAGTVGCFHMGGPSSAMGVLFDRIRFDHNLAVDRYQMPWGYHLYSDGPRLDRPDRIQVRNNIFVSDSAKFWTLDWTAPNKEPAFLHRDNLIWSPKLNPFKDGWVAGPGETFADPLFANPGWNSRPLWDTVAADYAPSGSSPSVKAGQNLGYAVDYFGKGYPQGEPVDLGPLSREGLSGFLAGRRGNAQDAAVRVLGSGQGLVVESNLEVSQTCRLRLLGLGGEVLQEFESWQAPIGPSSHQVSFTANVSTLALVEVRVGPSRFVRLLALR, from the coding sequence ATGCGGTTGCCGATCCTCCTGCTTTTCGCGCTCTCCGCCCCGAGCTTTTCCAGGTCCTATTTCTTCGCAAGTGATGGCGCCGATGCAGGAAGTGGAACCCGGGCCTCCCCTTGGAAAAGTTCGGTAAAATTCAAATCGCTTTCGTTGGCGCCGGGGGATTCCGTCCTCTTCAAGCGCGGATCCGTCTGGCCTTCCGACTCGCTGTTCATCACGGCCAAAGGAAACCCATCCCTGCCCATCGTCTTTTCGTCGTGGGGAGAACAGGGGGAACCCGTACCGCATCTGAAAGCTCCCGGCCGTCTGGTCGTGCTCACGCGATCTTCCGATCTGATACTGGAAAATCTGCGCCTCAGCGGGGCGCGGGGCGGTTGCGTGGAACTGTGGGATTCCACCAACACGCGGATCGTGGTCCAGGATCTCGAAACGCAGGATTGTGGCGGTGGAATCTACGCGACGGGTACGGACATCGTCATACGCCGCAACTATTTCCATGACGGCAAGATGGTCGTGAACACGCCCGGCGAAAAAGGGACGGTCGCCGGGGACGACGACTACGGGGCTTCCGGGATCGGACTGGGGCAGATCAACGGCTGCCAGGTGTACTCCAACAGGCTGGAGAACCTGACTGCGCCCTCCTACGACTACGGCACCGATGGCGGTGCGGTCGAATTCTGGCGGACCGTGCGCAACTGCGACATCCATTCCAATTTCAGCCGCAACACGAATGGCTTCATGGAATTTGGCGGAATCAAGGGCGATTCCGTGGTGGATGTTTCCATCCACCACAACCTGATCCTGGATGCGGGGACGGTGGGGTGCTTCCACATGGGTGGCCCCAGTTCCGCGATGGGCGTACTGTTTGACAGAATACGGTTCGATCACAACCTTGCGGTGGATCGCTACCAGATGCCCTGGGGCTACCATCTCTACTCGGATGGCCCGCGCCTGGATCGTCCCGATCGCATCCAGGTGCGCAACAACATTTTCGTATCGGATTCCGCCAAATTCTGGACATTGGATTGGACGGCTCCCAACAAGGAGCCCGCCTTCCTGCATCGCGACAATCTGATTTGGAGCCCCAAGTTGAATCCCTTCAAGGATGGTTGGGTCGCCGGTCCGGGCGAAACCTTCGCCGATCCGCTCTTTGCCAATCCGGGCTGGAACAGTCGTCCGCTCTGGGATACGGTCGCCGCAGATTACGCGCCGAGTGGCTCGAGTCCGTCCGTCAAGGCAGGACAGAATTTGGGATATGCGGTCGATTACTTCGGGAAGGGATATCCCCAGGGGGAGCCTGTGGATCTGGGGCCGTTATCTCGCGAAGGCTTATCTGGCTTTCTCGCCGGACGCAGGGGGAATGCACAAGATGCGGCTGTGAGGGTGCTCGGGTCGGGCCAGGGTTTGGTGGTGGAGTCGAATCTGGAGGTCTCGCAGACCTGCCGTCTAAGGTTGTTGGGTCTTGGAGGCGAGGTCCTGCAGGAATTCGAATCCTGGCAAGCGCCCATCGGACCGAGTTCCCATCAAGTTTCGTTCACCGCTAACGTCTCTACTCTGGCTTTGGTCGAAGTGCGAGTGGGCCCATCGCGGTTCGTTCGTCTCTTGGCCCTTCGCTGA
- a CDS encoding NAD(P)/FAD-dependent oxidoreductase encodes MTDSPKITHFRDRAVAGFSVLQSLDCIGLMTEDSIWLDPLPEQCDFLVVGAGPAGLVAAIHLARAKAGTVVLLDRRDPWREPVACGEGVRQEPFRAASPLPVDPWIRQPIVRCKLAAPGGEFVWESTEYPGAVIDRAQMHRDLALEARRLGVVCHFRTQAKELSPLQGDWRTLRMESTKGESTGSLRARSVIDATGPGAGLDRAAGVVRGDADLEPAVFAFVEGMEFDPQTIELWYGKGFAPGGYAWVFPSSPGIANVGVVCAKGSKVSPREGLRQFLELRGGKAGSFHGGAIPCTKPGMPPLGDGSLWKAGDAASVANPLGRSGIVEAMESGAMAAQAALEAIGGDCTRQAAALGGYARSWRERRGKTHEWVARIKPHISRVDDDLWARLFSDLAKIPHGKHTWGRTAWPVLKVLPVYFWRRLTGKA; translated from the coding sequence ATGACGGATTCTCCAAAGATTACCCATTTCCGCGACAGGGCGGTGGCGGGATTTTCCGTCCTCCAGTCACTAGATTGCATCGGACTTATGACCGAAGATTCCATCTGGCTGGATCCGCTGCCCGAACAATGCGACTTCCTGGTGGTGGGAGCTGGTCCCGCTGGATTGGTCGCGGCTATCCACCTGGCTCGCGCGAAGGCGGGTACGGTGGTCCTCCTGGATCGACGCGACCCGTGGCGCGAACCCGTGGCCTGCGGGGAAGGCGTACGGCAAGAGCCCTTCCGCGCGGCAAGCCCGCTTCCCGTGGACCCATGGATCCGCCAGCCCATTGTGCGCTGCAAGCTGGCCGCGCCAGGCGGCGAATTCGTGTGGGAATCCACCGAGTACCCGGGTGCCGTGATCGACCGGGCCCAGATGCACCGGGATCTCGCTTTGGAGGCTCGTCGGCTAGGGGTGGTCTGCCACTTCCGCACCCAGGCCAAGGAGCTTTCCCCCCTCCAAGGGGACTGGCGGACCTTGCGCATGGAATCCACGAAGGGCGAAAGCACAGGCAGTCTGCGCGCCCGTTCCGTGATCGATGCCACCGGTCCGGGCGCGGGGTTGGATCGCGCCGCGGGCGTGGTTCGAGGCGACGCGGACCTGGAGCCCGCCGTGTTTGCCTTTGTGGAAGGAATGGAGTTCGACCCGCAAACCATCGAGTTGTGGTACGGCAAAGGCTTCGCGCCCGGCGGTTACGCCTGGGTGTTCCCCAGCAGCCCCGGGATCGCCAATGTGGGCGTGGTCTGCGCCAAGGGATCCAAGGTTTCTCCGCGCGAAGGCTTGCGACAATTTTTGGAATTGCGCGGCGGCAAGGCGGGATCGTTCCACGGAGGTGCCATCCCCTGCACCAAACCGGGAATGCCCCCACTGGGCGATGGCTCGCTTTGGAAGGCCGGAGATGCCGCTTCGGTGGCCAATCCCCTGGGGCGCTCTGGAATCGTGGAGGCCATGGAATCCGGCGCCATGGCGGCCCAGGCCGCGCTGGAGGCCATCGGAGGCGATTGCACCCGACAAGCCGCGGCGCTGGGCGGGTACGCCAGATCTTGGCGGGAACGGCGTGGAAAAACCCACGAGTGGGTGGCCCGGATCAAGCCCCACATTTCCAGGGTGGACGACGACCTCTGGGCCCGTCTGTTCTCCGACCTCGCCAAGATCCCCCATGGCAAGCACACCTGGGGCCGCACCGCCTGGCCGGTGCTCAAGGTGCTCCCCGTCTACTTCTGGAGACGCCTCACCGGAAAAGCGTGA